One genomic window of Quercus lobata isolate SW786 chromosome 9, ValleyOak3.0 Primary Assembly, whole genome shotgun sequence includes the following:
- the LOC115961349 gene encoding F-box protein At5g07610-like, which yields MKRRKLNNKERNHGVFTSFDDLSDDLKIEILCKFPAKLLAKLTCVSKSWQFLIINFCFPKMASKLAYTGHVSCVKRCINFKDVLIDEKLIAWWKTIERTLNKRDLLDSCNGLVLGFYTTALYPQSQSSSPRLCRYYVLNILTQQFDTITKQPHPRTSRYKYAALAYDPSKSCHYKIVYFQGFSALNIYNSKTGVWISLKYQHQLEHHVRKANWEKRSVYFDGALYRLSMSGHLIKFIVDQEITASAGVKVESIDLPERAKKSPLACIGVNQGLIIGFAESKSTILVTYRRTN from the exons ATGAAACGTAGGAAGCTTAATAACAAGGAGAGAAACCATGGTGTTTTTACAAGCTTCGACGATTTGAGTGATGATTTGAAGATTGAAATTCTTTGTAAGTTTCCTGCAAAGCTTCTTGCAAAACTCACGTGTGTTAGTAAGTCATGGCAGTTTTTGATTATCAACTTTTGCTTTCCAAAGATGGCATCAAAGCTTGCATATACTGGACATGTTTCATGTGTTAAAAGATGCATTAATTTTAAGGATGTTCTTATTGATGAAAAGTTAATTGCTTGGTGGAAAACAATTGAACGGACACTCAACAAACGAGATTTGCTTGATTCATGCAATGGTTTGGTTCTAGGTTTTTACACAACCGCGCTGTATCCTCAATCacaaagttcaagtccaaggtTATGTCGTTATTATGTCCTCAACATCTTAACCCAGCAATTTGATACTATCACTAAGCAGCCTCATCCAAGAACAAGTCGTTATAAGTATGCAGCATTGGCTTATGACCCTTCTAAATCTTGTCActataaaattgtttattttcaGGGTTTTAGTGCACTCAATATTTACAATTCAAAGACTGGGgtttggattagcttgaaatATCAACATCAACTCGAACATCATGTTCGTAAGGCTAACTGGGAAAAACGATCTGTTTATTTTGATGGTGCATTATATAGGTTATCTATGTCGGGTCATCTGATTAAGTTTATTGTTGATCAAGAAATCACTGCAAGTGCAGGAGTTAAGGTCGAGTCTATTGACCTACCTGAACGTGCCAAAAAGTCTCCGCTTGCATGTATTGGAGTAAACCAGG GGTTGATAATTGGTTTTGCCGAATCGAAGAGTACTATTTTGGTGACATACAGGAGAACAAATTGA